One segment of Prinia subflava isolate CZ2003 ecotype Zambia chromosome 11, Cam_Psub_1.2, whole genome shotgun sequence DNA contains the following:
- the ZBTB38 gene encoding zinc finger and BTB domain-containing protein 38 isoform X2 produces the protein MAAEQAPGAGSAAFPRRCEFAAVASEQPGTRPGLPAALAEGSLRARPGNTRGGGRGPGPARQTSGNPIAGIGTPKWRPRRPAAAAPGSRPRPPPACGPRRARGPGVNGAGSGRCCARAEAAPAGTERRQMTVMSHSKDLKDDFHSDTVLSILNEQRIRGILCDVTIIVEDTKFKAHSNVLAASSLYFKNIFWSRTICISGHVLELDDLKAEVFTEILNYIYSSTVVVKRQETVTDLAAAGKKLGISFLEDLTDVNFSSSPCPYSYCVNEKGTVKEEKHEKRHEDSAVTNGPRITNAFSIFETENNLFSPLDLRASFKKVSDTIQAPNIGLNRSDVCKDAEPASTLAEHSYAVSSGGDTSQGAPFVEQDSSPSYQAGEDRYENHQATPVIQQGKQAGSTPKSTFKPQGAGLAVAKVPVSTVTTAEAQHEAVTEQTITSFPKSQNKAGDLHVSREEENTSANVSASGATTTPPVYSCNRCAKSFNDRVLLTAHLQLHSEHQETFICKYCSKQFANVNILESHEQVCMRSSNLPAHNGNEQNFADNCAATEGQNGSSYANTEPLLSENSITDCSNANCTLPETDHLVKVVDGQILYTCVVCKRSYVTLSSLRRHANVHSWRRTYPCHYCNKVFALAEYRTRHEIWHTGERRYQCIFCLETFMTYYILKNHQKSFHAIDHRLSVNKKTANGGLKPSMYPYKLYRLLPMKCRRLPYKSYRNSSYENVPTSTQANENASTNCFIPSSLSSELPPLNFQHSIMSNNRTLALDTTSCNNTASSTNTQNSSSWGVGILNSDLQRDFFPAEKRVSTAANDSGSQECDSSVVSSANVNENSTSVISYSSSAPSVIMHSSRVSSVIMHSKTVTSIENSKTESSNNLPSQSVSDSCKYGSDNHGKCITKSKTIKEKKKTLLYNRAEATEDTQHVTGSGGSCSKTTNTVQESSKTETYIAKPALPGTSADSNVAPLCQITVKIGNEAIVKRHILGSKLFCKRGRKSKHESKQDNLIEEPEMEVKEKSPSRLYSSECLELTEMCDDVSDQDSSDKPWRPYYNYKPKKKSKQLRKIKKTKWRKKHGSKNAAMESHNTCGREYKLRNAPEEKAVSQEENTEMPNLHCELCERDQSSTAEAQEHVHLHVAASKPYTCELCQKQFQSPSTLKMHMRCHTGEKPYTCKTCGKCFSVPGNLQKHERIHLGVKDFVCQYCNKAFTLNETLKIHERIHTGEKRYHCQFCFQSFLYLSTKRNHEQRHVREHNGKGYACFQCPKICKTAAALGMHQKKHLFKSPGTQDRKEQFCNESTKLLENPHFLGSEGSKVKNTENITPEVIL, from the exons ATGGCCGCGGAGCAGGCGCCGGGTGCTGGCAGCGCCGCGTTTCCCCGTCGGTGTGAATTTGCAGCGGTTGCCTCCGAACAGCCTGGGACGAGGCCCGGGCTCCCGGCCGCGCTGGCTGAGGGCTCGCTCCGAGCCAGGCCCGGGAACAcgcgcggcggcgggcgcgggcccggccctgcccggcagACCTCGGGCAATCCCATTGCCGGGATCGGCACACCAAAATGGCGCCCGCGCCGtccggccgccgccgcgccgggatcgcggccccggccgccgcccgccTGCGGCCCGCGGAGGGCCCGCGGGCCCGGCGTTAATGGCGCGGGGTCGGGGCGCTGCTGCGCGCGGGCCGAGGCTGCGCCGGCGGGGACGGAGCGGCGGCAG aTGACAGTCATGTCCCATTCAAAGGATCTCAAGGACGACTTCCACAGCGACACTGTACTTTCCATTCTAAATGAACAGCGCATTCGGGGTATTTTATGCGATGTCACCATAATTGTGGAAGACACCAAATTTAAAGCCCACAGTAATGTGCTGGCAGCTTCAAGCctttactttaaaaacattttttggaGTCGTACTATCTGTATTTCAGGTCATGTACTGGAGTTAGATGATCTCAAAGCTGAAGTGTTTACAGAGATACTGAATTACATCTACAGTtccacagtagttgttaagaGGCAGGAAACTGTAACGGACcttgcagctgcagggaaaaaactGGGAATATCATTTCTAGAAGATCTTACAGATGTAAATTTTTCAAGTTCCCCCTGTCCCTATTCGTACTGTGTTAATGAAAAAGGGACtgtcaaagaagaaaaacatgaaaagcgACATGAAGATTCTGCCGTGACAAATGGACCGCGAATTACAAATGCATTCTCaatttttgaaacagaaaacaatttgtTTTCTCCCCTTGATTTGAGGGCCAGCTTTAAAAAGGTATCTGATACAATACAAGCCCCCAACATCGGCCTCAACAGAAGCGATGTGTGCAAAGATGCTGAGCCAGCCAGTACCTTGGCTGAACACTCCTATGCCGTTTCTTCTGGGGGAGATACTTCACAAGGAGCACCTTTTGTTGAGCAGGACAGCAGCCCTTCATACCAGGCGGGTGAGGACCGCTATGAAAATCACCAAGCCACCCCAGTCATTCAGCAGGGAAAACAAGCTGGTAGTACTCCTAAGTCAACCTTTAAGCCCCAGGGTGCTGGTTTGGCTGTAGCAAAAGTACCAGTCTCTACTGTAACAACTGCAGAAGCCCAGCATGAAGCAGTTACTGAACAGACAATTACTTCCTTTCCAAAATCTCAAAATAAAGCAGGAGATTTGCATGTGTccagggaagaggaaaacacTTCTGCTAATGTCTCTGCATCTGGGGCAACTACCACTCCACCTGTTTACAGTTGTAACCGTTGTGCAAAATCATTCAATGACCGCGTGTTACTCACTGCTCACCTTCAGCTCCATTCAGAGCATCAAGAAACTTTCATATGCAAATACTGCAGCAAACAATTTGCAAATGTAAATATACTGGAAAGTCATGAACAAGTCTGCATGAGATCAAGTAACTTACCAGCTCACAATGGAAATGAACAAAATTTTGCAGATAACTGTGCTGCTACAGAGGGACAGAATGGAAGTTCCTATGCGAACACAGAGCCTCTGTTGTCTGAGAACAGCATCACTGATTGTTCCAATGCAAACTGCACTTTACCAGAAACGGATCATTTGGTGAAAGTCGTCGATGGGCAGATATTATACACTTGTGTTGTTTGCAAGCGTAGTTATGTCACACTGTCCAGCCTTCGAAGACATGCAAATGTGCATTCCTGGAGAAGAACGTACCCTTGCCACTACTGCAATAAAGTCTTTGCGTTAGCGGAGTACCGCACCAGACATGAGATCTGGCACACTGGAGAGAGGCGCTACCAGTGCATTTTCTGTCTGGAGACCTTCATGACTTACTATATACTGAAAAATCACCAGAAGTCTTTCCATGCGATTGACCATCGCCTGTCAGTAAATAAAAAGACGGCCAATGGCGGTTTAAAACCAAGTATGTACCCATACAAACTGTATCGACTCCTACCTATGAAATGCAGGCGACTGCCTTATAAATCCTATCGAAATTCTTCCTATGAAAATGTTCCAACAAGTACCCAGGCTAATGAAAATGCTTCTACTAACTGTTTCATTCCGAGTTCTCTTAGCTCTGAGCTACCACCGCTGAATTTTCAACATAGTATAATGTCAAACAACAGAACCCTGGCCTTGGATACAACTTCGTGTAATAATACAGCATCTTCCACAAATACTCAGAATTCTTCCTCTTGGGGAGTAGGTATCTTAAATTCTGATCTGCAGAGGGACTTTTTCCCAGCTGAAAAAAGAGTTTCCACTGCTGCAAATGACTCAGGTTCACAGGAGTGTGATTCTTCAGTTGTGTCTTCAGCTAACGTGAATGAAAATTCAACCTCTGTCATCAGTTACAGCAGTTCTGCACCCTCTGTTATAATGCACAGTAGCAGAGTGTCATCAGTAATAATGCACAGTAAAACAGTCACTTCCATAGAAAACAGTAAGACAGAATCTTCAAATAACCTACCCAGTCAGTCAGTAAGTGACAGCTGTAAGTATGGGTCAGATAATCACGGGAAGTGCATTACAAAATCAAAAACTatcaaggagaaaaagaaaacactgctgtACAACAGAGCAGAAGCAACTGAGGATACGCAGCATGTGACAGGATCTGGAGGTTCATGTAGCAAAACTACAAATACTGTCCAAGAGTCCAGTAAAACTGAAACATACATTGCAAAGCCTGCCTTACCTGGAACATCTGCTGACAGCAACGTCGCACCTCTCTGTCAGATAACAGTAAAAATCGGTAATGAAGCCATTGTAAAAAGACATATATTAGGATCTAAGCTGTTTTGTAAAAGGGGCCGAAAATCCAAACATGAGTCCAAACAGGACAATCTCATTGAAGAACCAGAAATggaggtaaaagaaaaaagtccaTCTAGACTCTACAGCTCAGAATGCCTGGAGCTAACAGAAATGTGTGATGATGTTAGTGACCAGGACTCCAGTGATAAACCCTGGAGACCCTATTACaattacaaaccaaaaaagaaatccaaacaactaagaaaaattaaaaagaccaAGTGGAGGAAAAAGCACGGAAGCAAAAATGCTGCTATGGAAAGCCACAACACGTGTGGTCGAGAGTACAAGCTCAGGAATGCTCCCGAGGAAAAGGCGGTCAGCCAGGAGGAGAACACAGAAATGCCTAATCTTCATTGTGAGCTCTGTGAAAGAGACCAGTcttccacagcagaagctcaAGAACACGTACACTTGCATGTAGCTGCTTCAAAGCCTTACACTTGTGAGTTATGCCAAAAACAATTTCAAAGTCCATCaactttaaaaatgcatatgaGGTGTCACACTGGGGAAAAGCCCTACACTTGCAAAACCTGTGGTAAATGTTTCTCAGTTCCTGGAAATCTACAGAAACACGAACGTATTCACCTGGGTGTCAAAGATTTTGTCTGCCAATACTGTAATAAGGCATTTACTTTAAATGAAACACTCAAAATACATGAAAGAATTCATACTGGAGAAAAACGCTACCACTGTCAGTTCTGCTTTCAGAGCTTCTTGTACCTTTCTACCAAAAGGAACCATGAGCAAAGGCACGTACGTGAACACAATGGAAAAGGATATGCTTGCTTTCAGTGCCCCAAAATTTGCAagactgcagctgctctgggaatgcaCCAGAAGAAACATCTATTCAAAAGTCCAGGCACACAAGATAGAAAAGAACAGTTTTGCAATGAAAGCACTAAACTTTTGGAAAACCCACATTTCCTTGGCTCAGAAGGAAGCaaagtgaaaaatacagaaaatataacTCCAGAAGTTATACTCTGA
- the ZBTB38 gene encoding zinc finger and BTB domain-containing protein 38 isoform X1 codes for MAAEQAPGAGSAAFPRRCEFAAVASEQPGTRPGLPAALAEGSLRARPGNTRGGGRGPGPARQTSGNPIAGIGTPKWRPRRPAAAAPGSRPRPPPACGPRRARGPGVNGAGSGRCCARAEAAPAGTERRQVSGGSRGRGTALRHERGPAGGPLAGHRQRGAAAPHRGPRGPESRRQPPPAGPALPWLRGQRRTALRGRDGTGRGGTARGQRPPAGGGGRAGPGPGGEAPGPRSPPAAGRAVAVGAEPLRSARAQLVLRVRARRCRGRTGCSGRWRNHGQRKAGSERMEVGILIVAKSPSPEGMVRRGARKMTVMSHSKDLKDDFHSDTVLSILNEQRIRGILCDVTIIVEDTKFKAHSNVLAASSLYFKNIFWSRTICISGHVLELDDLKAEVFTEILNYIYSSTVVVKRQETVTDLAAAGKKLGISFLEDLTDVNFSSSPCPYSYCVNEKGTVKEEKHEKRHEDSAVTNGPRITNAFSIFETENNLFSPLDLRASFKKVSDTIQAPNIGLNRSDVCKDAEPASTLAEHSYAVSSGGDTSQGAPFVEQDSSPSYQAGEDRYENHQATPVIQQGKQAGSTPKSTFKPQGAGLAVAKVPVSTVTTAEAQHEAVTEQTITSFPKSQNKAGDLHVSREEENTSANVSASGATTTPPVYSCNRCAKSFNDRVLLTAHLQLHSEHQETFICKYCSKQFANVNILESHEQVCMRSSNLPAHNGNEQNFADNCAATEGQNGSSYANTEPLLSENSITDCSNANCTLPETDHLVKVVDGQILYTCVVCKRSYVTLSSLRRHANVHSWRRTYPCHYCNKVFALAEYRTRHEIWHTGERRYQCIFCLETFMTYYILKNHQKSFHAIDHRLSVNKKTANGGLKPSMYPYKLYRLLPMKCRRLPYKSYRNSSYENVPTSTQANENASTNCFIPSSLSSELPPLNFQHSIMSNNRTLALDTTSCNNTASSTNTQNSSSWGVGILNSDLQRDFFPAEKRVSTAANDSGSQECDSSVVSSANVNENSTSVISYSSSAPSVIMHSSRVSSVIMHSKTVTSIENSKTESSNNLPSQSVSDSCKYGSDNHGKCITKSKTIKEKKKTLLYNRAEATEDTQHVTGSGGSCSKTTNTVQESSKTETYIAKPALPGTSADSNVAPLCQITVKIGNEAIVKRHILGSKLFCKRGRKSKHESKQDNLIEEPEMEVKEKSPSRLYSSECLELTEMCDDVSDQDSSDKPWRPYYNYKPKKKSKQLRKIKKTKWRKKHGSKNAAMESHNTCGREYKLRNAPEEKAVSQEENTEMPNLHCELCERDQSSTAEAQEHVHLHVAASKPYTCELCQKQFQSPSTLKMHMRCHTGEKPYTCKTCGKCFSVPGNLQKHERIHLGVKDFVCQYCNKAFTLNETLKIHERIHTGEKRYHCQFCFQSFLYLSTKRNHEQRHVREHNGKGYACFQCPKICKTAAALGMHQKKHLFKSPGTQDRKEQFCNESTKLLENPHFLGSEGSKVKNTENITPEVIL; via the exons ATGGCCGCGGAGCAGGCGCCGGGTGCTGGCAGCGCCGCGTTTCCCCGTCGGTGTGAATTTGCAGCGGTTGCCTCCGAACAGCCTGGGACGAGGCCCGGGCTCCCGGCCGCGCTGGCTGAGGGCTCGCTCCGAGCCAGGCCCGGGAACAcgcgcggcggcgggcgcgggcccggccctgcccggcagACCTCGGGCAATCCCATTGCCGGGATCGGCACACCAAAATGGCGCCCGCGCCGtccggccgccgccgcgccgggatcgcggccccggccgccgcccgccTGCGGCCCGCGGAGGGCCCGCGGGCCCGGCGTTAATGGCGCGGGGTCGGGGCGCTGCTGCGCGCGGGCCGAGGCTGCGCCGGCGGGGACGGAGCGGCGGCAGGTCAGTGGCGGCTCCCGCGGGAGGGGCACCGCGCTCCGCCATgagcggggcccggcggggggGCCGCTCGCAGGGCACAGACagcgcggggccgccgcgccgCACCGGGGCCCGCGCGGGCCGGAGAGCCGACGGCAGCCGCCGCCCGCGGGCCCCGCGCTCCCGTGGCTGCGCGGGCAGCGCCGCACCGCGCTGCGCGGaagggacgggacgggacggggcgGCACTGCGCGGGGGCAGCGCCCTCctgcgggcggcggcggccgggccgggccggggccgggaggggaAGCCCCGGGGCCGCGGAGCCCACCCGCGGCGGGAAGGGCCGTGGCGGTGGGAGCGGAGCCGCTGCGGAGCGCCCGGGCACAGCTCGTCCTGCGTGTCCGAGCGAGGCGCTGCCGAGGCCGCACGGGCTGTTCCGGGCGGTGGAGAAATCATGGGCAGCGTAAAGCGGGCAGTGAGAGAATGGAGGTCGGGATTCTAATAGTGGCAAAGAGTCCCAGCCCTGAAGGAATGGTTCGTCGCGGGGCACGAAAG aTGACAGTCATGTCCCATTCAAAGGATCTCAAGGACGACTTCCACAGCGACACTGTACTTTCCATTCTAAATGAACAGCGCATTCGGGGTATTTTATGCGATGTCACCATAATTGTGGAAGACACCAAATTTAAAGCCCACAGTAATGTGCTGGCAGCTTCAAGCctttactttaaaaacattttttggaGTCGTACTATCTGTATTTCAGGTCATGTACTGGAGTTAGATGATCTCAAAGCTGAAGTGTTTACAGAGATACTGAATTACATCTACAGTtccacagtagttgttaagaGGCAGGAAACTGTAACGGACcttgcagctgcagggaaaaaactGGGAATATCATTTCTAGAAGATCTTACAGATGTAAATTTTTCAAGTTCCCCCTGTCCCTATTCGTACTGTGTTAATGAAAAAGGGACtgtcaaagaagaaaaacatgaaaagcgACATGAAGATTCTGCCGTGACAAATGGACCGCGAATTACAAATGCATTCTCaatttttgaaacagaaaacaatttgtTTTCTCCCCTTGATTTGAGGGCCAGCTTTAAAAAGGTATCTGATACAATACAAGCCCCCAACATCGGCCTCAACAGAAGCGATGTGTGCAAAGATGCTGAGCCAGCCAGTACCTTGGCTGAACACTCCTATGCCGTTTCTTCTGGGGGAGATACTTCACAAGGAGCACCTTTTGTTGAGCAGGACAGCAGCCCTTCATACCAGGCGGGTGAGGACCGCTATGAAAATCACCAAGCCACCCCAGTCATTCAGCAGGGAAAACAAGCTGGTAGTACTCCTAAGTCAACCTTTAAGCCCCAGGGTGCTGGTTTGGCTGTAGCAAAAGTACCAGTCTCTACTGTAACAACTGCAGAAGCCCAGCATGAAGCAGTTACTGAACAGACAATTACTTCCTTTCCAAAATCTCAAAATAAAGCAGGAGATTTGCATGTGTccagggaagaggaaaacacTTCTGCTAATGTCTCTGCATCTGGGGCAACTACCACTCCACCTGTTTACAGTTGTAACCGTTGTGCAAAATCATTCAATGACCGCGTGTTACTCACTGCTCACCTTCAGCTCCATTCAGAGCATCAAGAAACTTTCATATGCAAATACTGCAGCAAACAATTTGCAAATGTAAATATACTGGAAAGTCATGAACAAGTCTGCATGAGATCAAGTAACTTACCAGCTCACAATGGAAATGAACAAAATTTTGCAGATAACTGTGCTGCTACAGAGGGACAGAATGGAAGTTCCTATGCGAACACAGAGCCTCTGTTGTCTGAGAACAGCATCACTGATTGTTCCAATGCAAACTGCACTTTACCAGAAACGGATCATTTGGTGAAAGTCGTCGATGGGCAGATATTATACACTTGTGTTGTTTGCAAGCGTAGTTATGTCACACTGTCCAGCCTTCGAAGACATGCAAATGTGCATTCCTGGAGAAGAACGTACCCTTGCCACTACTGCAATAAAGTCTTTGCGTTAGCGGAGTACCGCACCAGACATGAGATCTGGCACACTGGAGAGAGGCGCTACCAGTGCATTTTCTGTCTGGAGACCTTCATGACTTACTATATACTGAAAAATCACCAGAAGTCTTTCCATGCGATTGACCATCGCCTGTCAGTAAATAAAAAGACGGCCAATGGCGGTTTAAAACCAAGTATGTACCCATACAAACTGTATCGACTCCTACCTATGAAATGCAGGCGACTGCCTTATAAATCCTATCGAAATTCTTCCTATGAAAATGTTCCAACAAGTACCCAGGCTAATGAAAATGCTTCTACTAACTGTTTCATTCCGAGTTCTCTTAGCTCTGAGCTACCACCGCTGAATTTTCAACATAGTATAATGTCAAACAACAGAACCCTGGCCTTGGATACAACTTCGTGTAATAATACAGCATCTTCCACAAATACTCAGAATTCTTCCTCTTGGGGAGTAGGTATCTTAAATTCTGATCTGCAGAGGGACTTTTTCCCAGCTGAAAAAAGAGTTTCCACTGCTGCAAATGACTCAGGTTCACAGGAGTGTGATTCTTCAGTTGTGTCTTCAGCTAACGTGAATGAAAATTCAACCTCTGTCATCAGTTACAGCAGTTCTGCACCCTCTGTTATAATGCACAGTAGCAGAGTGTCATCAGTAATAATGCACAGTAAAACAGTCACTTCCATAGAAAACAGTAAGACAGAATCTTCAAATAACCTACCCAGTCAGTCAGTAAGTGACAGCTGTAAGTATGGGTCAGATAATCACGGGAAGTGCATTACAAAATCAAAAACTatcaaggagaaaaagaaaacactgctgtACAACAGAGCAGAAGCAACTGAGGATACGCAGCATGTGACAGGATCTGGAGGTTCATGTAGCAAAACTACAAATACTGTCCAAGAGTCCAGTAAAACTGAAACATACATTGCAAAGCCTGCCTTACCTGGAACATCTGCTGACAGCAACGTCGCACCTCTCTGTCAGATAACAGTAAAAATCGGTAATGAAGCCATTGTAAAAAGACATATATTAGGATCTAAGCTGTTTTGTAAAAGGGGCCGAAAATCCAAACATGAGTCCAAACAGGACAATCTCATTGAAGAACCAGAAATggaggtaaaagaaaaaagtccaTCTAGACTCTACAGCTCAGAATGCCTGGAGCTAACAGAAATGTGTGATGATGTTAGTGACCAGGACTCCAGTGATAAACCCTGGAGACCCTATTACaattacaaaccaaaaaagaaatccaaacaactaagaaaaattaaaaagaccaAGTGGAGGAAAAAGCACGGAAGCAAAAATGCTGCTATGGAAAGCCACAACACGTGTGGTCGAGAGTACAAGCTCAGGAATGCTCCCGAGGAAAAGGCGGTCAGCCAGGAGGAGAACACAGAAATGCCTAATCTTCATTGTGAGCTCTGTGAAAGAGACCAGTcttccacagcagaagctcaAGAACACGTACACTTGCATGTAGCTGCTTCAAAGCCTTACACTTGTGAGTTATGCCAAAAACAATTTCAAAGTCCATCaactttaaaaatgcatatgaGGTGTCACACTGGGGAAAAGCCCTACACTTGCAAAACCTGTGGTAAATGTTTCTCAGTTCCTGGAAATCTACAGAAACACGAACGTATTCACCTGGGTGTCAAAGATTTTGTCTGCCAATACTGTAATAAGGCATTTACTTTAAATGAAACACTCAAAATACATGAAAGAATTCATACTGGAGAAAAACGCTACCACTGTCAGTTCTGCTTTCAGAGCTTCTTGTACCTTTCTACCAAAAGGAACCATGAGCAAAGGCACGTACGTGAACACAATGGAAAAGGATATGCTTGCTTTCAGTGCCCCAAAATTTGCAagactgcagctgctctgggaatgcaCCAGAAGAAACATCTATTCAAAAGTCCAGGCACACAAGATAGAAAAGAACAGTTTTGCAATGAAAGCACTAAACTTTTGGAAAACCCACATTTCCTTGGCTCAGAAGGAAGCaaagtgaaaaatacagaaaatataacTCCAGAAGTTATACTCTGA